ATCCCGCAAAGACGAAGAATCCATCGCTGGCCAGCTGTTTGGCCAGCATGTGACCGAACCCTCTGCCGCATCCTGCGTTGCCACATGCATCACATCCCTAATGAGCCGACGGAGTGTTGGACGGCAGCTTAAAAATGAAATGCTTTCCGAAGCTTTCTGTATCAGGGCTTTTTGTGAAAAAAACTTCGTTAGCTGACGGTGAAAATTATCGAAGGGTGTTTCCTCAGCGCAGCCTAAATTGGACTGCAAACGTTGCATATTGACAGCGCTGACATGCTGTAAAAATTGTCATTTTCACTGGTAGCTGTCTTCTACAAATACTATATAGCGGTGGCCGTAGTATGTGCTGTTGATGTTGAAGTATGCGTTAAATTTCGAATTCGGGCTACTTTCAATAGCAACCATGCACCATGCGCAGTACGTGCACTGTGCGTGATTGTACTGCGCATCCAGCCGGTGCGCGAAGACGTGAAAGAACAGCGTGACGTCATTCAAGAAGCAAAGGCCTGCGAGCTGATCGCTCATAGAAGCGAATCTGAGACATCCATCGAGTGTGGGCACCAGCAACACATAGGGCGTGCTGTTAAATTTTGTAGATTGTTTGCGAACAGCGCGTTTCAAAGCGCTTTGTGTGTGCTATTCCTCAAAGAACAGGTTAATCAGGGAAATGTGCATATGATCGACGTATGATGGCTTGCAtgtgagaaatgaaaaaaaaatgtattgctGGGTATGGCGCCATAGTATTGCATAATTACTTTTCCAATTAAAAAGCACTTATGATTTTGTCTCCCAACTAAAGAGATAAATAGTTGGAAAGTTTTCTTGGGAGCACTAAGCTCAGCTCACAGCGTCTATATGAAGCCTGATTCGCCTCTGCGGACTGTGCGGGACCCTAGTTCAATGCTATAGACAAAACGAAAACGTAGTATTGCTCGTATCATTTAGCTCCATGAAACTGTGAGTTGTAAGTCCAGATATCACTGTCATGTAGTGGTTTTCCGCGTCATCTATAGTCACCGTTCTCCTTGTAGTGCAAATCTTTGACTTCCATTTGGTTCCTGTGACTGCTCCTAATTGTGTAATTAGCCCTGTGTTTTAAAGCGTTCAGAAACGCAATGAAAACATGTCATTCTCTAAACTTGCTTTCTGTTGCTTCCCGCTTGAGTGCTGTGCTAAATTCAAAATTACACGTAGAACGTGACACTAAATTCCGTCGCGAATATCGACGTAAAGCATTATTAGAAATAATGGTCAACGGTTGCTTGCCGATATTACAAAAGATTTGTGCTTCAAATGCCATATTTTTAGGAATTATTATACCTACTTCAATTATCCTGTTTGCAGAGAAAGCTGACATACCACAGTAACAACATGCGCAGATTCGTTGCATGTCATTACATGACGGTAGAGATGGAATGGCGACTGAAATCTACACAAAGCATTTTTTCTCTCGAGCTCATTTAGTTTCGAAGAGGAAAGTCCATCTGAAGATAAAAGAACGtagcttgttttatttttcttgtgaCTTCTTAAGGGTATCATATCTCAGATCAATTTTAGGACAGCTCCTTAACTACAATTCGCCGCTATTTGAAAGAGAGTGACGTCCTGATTAGGAACCCCACAGAGCAACCAGTTCAGATGAGTGCGTGCAGTCCCTCTATTTTTGAAGAAATGGCACGAGAATAGAGAGGCTGTAAATGAGAGATCATACACAGAGCAGCTGTGAATCTCGTGATTTACTCTTGAATGCTAGTGCATTAAGCCTGCGCGAACAGCTGTAATCGTTTTCATTTGTCATTTCTTAACCCCTTTTTTCTGGCAGTTGCGTCGCATAAAACTGAGCTCTCATTAGGCTAGCGCTGCGGAGTATTTCCCGACCGTAAACCCAAACCTCAGACTTCAATGCGCATGTCGCTAGTGAGCATCGTGCAACAATACGATGAAACACAAGCAGCGCACTCACCCGTGATGAGAACGGCCTTTCCTTTGGCATCGATGAGTCCGTTGAAGAGCGCTCGACGAGCATGCCACAGAAACCAGTATGCGCCGCTCAGCGTCAACAGCGCTAGGCCCACGTTTGTCGCAGCGGAAAGCAATAGAGGAGATTGTGACGCCAGCAGCCATAGTGTAATAGCTGCTGGGATCGTTACCTGGGACACAGTGACCATGTCTTCCGCGCACGACGGTCTGCAAACTTCCCGCAGAACCAGCTACTTACTTTGAGCGTTCGTGGGCGGTGCGCATTATTTCCTTGAATAGGTGTCCTATGTGATGAGGAAGGGCGGGTTCACCGCATGCTAGGCGTCGTGGCAAAACGAGAACTTCTGAGGTCGTACTTGGCACACTGCCTGCGCTTTGCCTTTTGTTGTCTGAACAAAAGAAGGCGGAGACCTCGTCAACTTTTTATTTCGCACACGTAGGAGGAGATGGCAGCGCGGTACTTAAAGTTTGCTCTATTTTGAAGCTTAATCGCCGCAAGCGTCATGCGAAACAATGCACAGAAAACGTGCGCCAGCTTTCCAGGGGCTGTATTCTATATATGCTGTCCATTTTCCATTGTCAATTTCGCGTCCATTTGCTCCTGTTTCAGTGGTCATTCAGATATACCCGCAGCTTTCAAGCGTTTGTGGCAAACAACAAGGTCATTGGGTGGTTGGTGACTGGACCTTACCATTGGCTGAAACTGGATGCAATATGCAGTCAATAGTAAGGTGCATCGCAGAGCTCTGTCAACAAGCGACCGGATTTGATCACTGGCTGGCATTGGCTGCTATGTGCAGCCGATAGTGAGGTCAGGTCGCCAatcacccaatggccgggtcgcttacTGCAGACGCTGCAAAGGAGCAGGTGTAACTAACTGACCACTTAGAGAAGGCGAATGGACGCGAAATAGACAAAAGGACAAAAGAGAACGGGACAGTTTTTAGAATACGGCCCCCGGTGATATGGGAGCCGTAGTTCAACCATGTGGTCTGAGTTATCCAAGTACATGCATTGATGACCGATATGTCAAGTTGCCCGGTGCTTTTTAAGAGCCTTCGAAGCAGGTTCGTTAAAAACGGTCGATGTACGAAATGACAAATAAAGGAGCCATGAAACGATAATCTATGGTGTCACATCCCGAGGGTGGCCCACGAGGCTTCACGCCCACAGACTCACAAACACACAAGCCTTTTTCGTCGTCGCTTTCTCGTTCCATTGCTTCGTGAGCTACCGGTGGGGGAACCTTCTGAAGGGTTGAGGTAGGTGGTGGTGGCGTCCTGGATTTTCTAGGAGGGTGCATGGGGGGGTAGTAGGTCCACGTATGTAGGAGGGGATGCATTTTTATCGGCGTGTGCCTCCTCCGGTGAGTACTTCCGGAGGATTGGGGCTGCACACATGTTGTTTCTTGAGGGGAAGAGGATTATACTGCTATCAcagtaagaaaaaaattaagatCTGGCCGGCGAAAAAACTACATGCAGAAGAAAACGACTCGTGAACaaggaaaaatgaagaaaatttCCTTTTAAGCGTGCATGTATTACATCCACATAGCAGTATCAGGTACAATCAAACAGAACAAACGGTCTGATGGttttccttactttttactaCAAGATCGCCAAATTTGTTCTACAGAAGTCGACGATGAAATAAAGTGCAGGGTAAAAAAGCGGACCCTCTGTAATAAATTTTTGTTGCGGTAAAAATGCCTCTCCCACTTATGAGCCTTCACCAACCGAGCGACATCCGCCACCAAAGAACACCGTCTAGCATCACCCACCAACCTTTACCTTGCAGAAGCCTTTCACTCATTACTTACACACCCAGGTGTACCCGTCAGAAGCCCATTCAGCACAGGAAGTAAAAAGGGACGGCGATATTCTATTAAAATACCCAATAGGAATGTTCGAGGTCTCTGCACGGTAATGAAACCTATAtcgtcgaaattaatccagagcccttcgctacaGCGTTCTTCTTATAGCCCTCGTGCCGCTGTGGGACGGTAAACCACTCCATGCCTGCCCACCGAACTTTTAACCAGCGAGTTCCAACGAATATATGCAGGCAGTGCTCAGCTTTCAGTTTCTCGCGTCTGTTGTAGAGCCTTAACAAATGCTCTCGTTATGGAGATTTGTCTAGTATTACAAATGGTTTGGAAAACGGGGAAGGCATCTAAGAGTTTTACCGCTCTCATATGACGCTCTATATATAAACTGCTCACTTGACATCTTCACAACGAAGAAACTGATTTTTGTGAGTGCGACTTTGTGAAAAAATATCTCGGAACACTTGTCGATGGCGGATTCCGTTATCCTCATGTACGGAGAGTTTTGATGCACAAAAACTTTAAGCCACGCGTGTGAATCAAGTATACGTTGCAGCGGAACAACTAACTATTGCGCAACTCAAAGTGCTGTTTAAGAATGCTGGATTTCTCATGTTTTGCTTGCTtaaataatgtatttcaatgctAAATGGCACAGTGTTCTAACATTTATTGCGCGTAAAATCTCTGCTAAATATGAACATTTTACTGTGTGTAAAACTTGCCGTTTTAAAATTAGCAAATTTGGGCTTTCATTTCCGTCAGTGCAACAGGATTATTTGTGGATATGATATGTGTTTCTGAAAAGAAACATTTAAATATAATCGCCAGTTATGCCGAAGTGAGCAATATTTGCCTAGGACCGCCTTCGCAACATTGCATCAGTTCTAAGCGTGCATACACAATGTTTTAGCTATTGACCGCAGTCAGTCTGATACTGTAGTGTATAACTTGATAAGCTGGAGACGTATATCTAAACAGCTCAAATAACCCGACAAACGACGAAAGAAAACAGCACAAGCGGCTACGCGGCCATGAATAAGAATcgtaaccgcagcggtggccttgaggttggagcatccgcctcgcatgcgagagttgcggggttcgatccctagagccgccgggtacccaccggtgatgcaatgggtacaagctttcccctgcatggtctcggcttctttagggtgaaatccttgtgaaatggatctttgaccccaccttaagcaatcgaaaataccttggggcatggcgctctttggccgcagatgcccttgcgcgataaaaattcactatcataaTCATCATGAACAAGCATCGCGAGCCGGCTATCTTGACTACATAACTCTTACCCGAAGAGCTGATGCCAAAGCCGTCCAATGTACTAAGTAGTTGTAGCACCAGGGTACAAGCCAGTCAGCAGTGAATGGAGCATAATTATTCAACTGTTCCTTTTACAGCTTTAACAGTGCATAACCGCGTTGCAAAATAAAGTAGTATAGCcaaatagaaataaataaatgaaacataGATGAAGTGCGAGCAGTATATTACAGCAATAGTTGTAGCAATGACGCAAATGTGTGACACAATACGACGTCCTCACGCTTGTGATCATTTGTAGGGCTTGATGTAATGGTTTGGGAAATGTATAGGTTAGTGCGTAACTATAGAAAGCGAGAAAAATCGGTGTTTTTTAGAGAGCAAATGGAATTTCATCAAGCAAGTTTCATCAAGTTTGTTATCTAGAAACCGCTTGAGGCTTCAGATTTTATGAGCAAGTCATAATGTTCACGGTTTTTGACTTGAAATATGAAAAGATGAAAGATTTTATGCGCGTTAAACTGAACAACGAGAGGAATGGGCTGATTTATTATCAGTGATACGGCGACTTCAAGTTGTGAGTAAAAACTATTCATTTTGGAAACTACATATTCTATATTAAGCGGAATAGAGCGCCTTACACCAAGGCCTACAGTGAGGCAAGCACACTTGGCAAGGGCCCAATAAACATTAGGAAGGCATCAGTATTTTTAAATAAATGGTTGGGATGCTCTGTCACACTGTTTTATTGAAGACGGAGCAATTTTACTGTACGCCGTGTCGGCCGCTTGAAACAATAAAGCGGGGCTGAGAGCAGCAGCTGGGAGACAAATCTAAAACATCATACAGTCTTGAAAACGATAACTAGCACAGGGAATGACGCAAGCACACAGAACGAAATGCTCCGTCATGAATATGATGAAATACCAAGTAGCCCAAGTAGTAGCTCTTATAGTCTAAAACAGTGCGTACTGCGCAACGAAATGTTTTGGCAGCGATATCTGTCACAAATCACACTGACGGGCTGCGCAAGGAGAGAGATCTCGGTGCTCTGAGCACAAATGCGAAGCTACATTTGAATAGAGTGTTAAACATCACACTGGAAGTTTAATATTTGCACGAGTGTATCTGGGCTGTCTGAGCTTCACATTTTTTGGTTCCGAGACTTTTGTTCCTATACGCGATTTCTTTTCCTTATAAAGTTTTCAGACAAGTCGCTTTCTTAATTGTGCTGCATTTCTGTTCAAGTGCTTGCCTCACTGCTCTATAGACGCTGTAAGGAtgctggcgacagcccgtcttgTTAAGCTGCGTAGTCGggccgggacacctgcagccggggtatctgcacggcgataggcatcttcgttcccccggcctgtccccgcttgggttattggatccgagacggaggactctgctgccgtttgtaaacaacattgttctcggaggatcgaccgtgcggtacggaggcagttagtgaCCGCCGAACcgagcaggagtggctcaccccttcaactgtgccggctcgctggcgcctcgcccattcggacttcccggaagacgtgttcggcttgtcAGCGTGATagctgtcgttcggacgcgaagacaacgctctctctggtgggggctattgtccagcggcaccctctctctccggcgaggcatgtgacgggggcgtgtccctatgtgaagtggtgtgtgtgtacgacagcgcaagttaggccacgcccaacctggcgaagacctcctcgaacctggggaatcctagggaccggacccttttaaaaccggacgacgagtgccatgagaaggaatcctcgatcatcctcagatcttctcagatcctccgaccttcccccatcaccctccaatgggttccttaatcttgtaaataatgtaaaataaaccccctgtacagtttccttcataaccaagtccgacaacgtcattcgtagaagggacctgcggctctgaaagagtcagctcactcaaggacccctcatctctaacaacgCTTTACCCTTTTGTTTCTCAGCAAAACGTGGCGCTCTTCTCTGACGCAGTTTTTAAAGCAACGTGATGAAGAGTACGCATTTTCGAGACATTTGATTTAAGGCCTAGCTATATGCTGCTATGTGACAAAAGAATGGGCATAATAAATTAGTCTAGGCTTTACGCCTTGCAGCCCGGGCAACCTGGCGGATCATGTGCACGACTTCATCCGTCACTTCGGCCGGAGCTACGTCATACAGACGGCGCAGCAGAATGTCCTTCACACCACCTGCCCTATAATATGCCTTCGGGATGAGGTCTTTCACTGCTGACTTCATTACATCCACTGCTTCCTGCAGGTCGTCCCGCATAATTGAGGCATAGAGCGTGTCCGATGATTTTCTGATACTGCTCAGAGAGTGGTCGCTGATTGTGCTACGAACCCGAGGCGGCAGGAGGCTCAGGTCTTGCCGTAGGGTCTGTGCCAGAGTGTCGTGGTTGGCCATAGGAGTTCTGAAAAGAGCAGTAACAAACAGACGGAAGTGGCTGTCAAGGTCGACTTGATGCGAGATGTACTACATTGTTTTTCAGTAGACAATGTcgatttttttagtttttagttACATTCAGAATGCGACATAACACGATGAAGACGCTGAAGACTTTCACCTGTGAGAAATTTGCTGGTGCCCCTAACGCTGTAAACAACGTGTATCCTTATTCATGTTAAAAAGGGATGTAAACATGGCTTTTTCCCCAAACCGCTGTTTGTGTGGTCAACCGAACAGCTTTTGGCGATCAATTGATGTTTGTAACATATAAATATTAGCATTTTTGCTTAAAATCTTTGTCACTCACAACAATAAAAGCAAAAGTTGGTTTCTTAAATGGCCTCGAATATGAGTATAAGTATACCTACCTGGTTAGTATAGAATCCACGCGACTGCTTCTAGCCGCGAAAGTGAGTTACTGCAAAGCGAACTGTTGGATGGTTGGTTTGGTTGTAATAAATGAATGTTGGCTAGTTTTGTAGCGAgtgctacattggccacgaactcgcagtttcgccgtgctcgcagtcccactGTGGTCtcactgcaccacgtgaccaaccacgtgactggtcacgtgaccaaccgcgcgaCGAACcccgtgacaacaactagccagactaacctggacttgcaatcaagattaaccaaggttaaccaagctatgccttagctttggctacgtatatcctggcatagccgagctaatccaGAGCCAACTTGTTCCTGCCAGTGTGAAAACGCACATACATGGATTTTTTTATTGATTGCCCTCATGATCACCATCGACTGCAATGGTTGAAGCCGCTGCTGTGCTCTTAATGGGGCATCGTTATATCGCGCGGTACGTCTTGCCCCTCGAAAGGCAAGTAAATATACGCGCCTGGTTAGCACTGCGTACGGCGATGTCCTGCAGGGTCCGATGTCTCGAGTTCGATTCCCGGAAGCGGTTGTCACATTTCGAAAAACGAGAAAAGCTATAGCTCCCGTATTAAAAGATTCAAATGAAAGTTAAGGCCTCACATATGACCGTCATAGCTACTACTGATTGGTGAAGAATTAGATAACTGAAACCTCTAGAGTGTTGGTCACATATAAAACGGACAGTATCCCGTTTTTTAACCTGGCTCATATGATACACTCAGATGCGCCGTGCTGAGTGCATAGTGAGGAATTCCGGAATATTTTCTCACCTGTAGGCGCCCGGCTCGACGGTGCAGACATGCACCCCTCTTGTGTAATACTGGCGGCGTAGACCGTCTACCAGCGACGTGGATGCGTGCTTGGACATGCAGTATGTCATGGATGCCGGCATTGTCATTCGTCCTGCAATAAATGTGAAGAATCTCTTGAGTGCCAGTAGCCGTCAGTCGGCGGAACGTGGAAAACACAAAATTTACGTATTTGCCTATATAATATGTCGGCAGGCGCACGATTCCCACAATGCTTTGAATCAGATGTGTAGCTGTAAAACTGTGAACTACAGTCGAACGTCGtcataacgaaacggtttataacgaaataatgaatataacgaaggaatgacgattcccgaTGATGCTGCTAGGTTTTTGTGACGCAAgggcaactaaggccaaagagcaGCAAACAAGAGGTTTTTGGTCTACTCGTGCTAAAATGTGTACAGATGATAGCATTAAAACCAGGTGTATA
The genomic region above belongs to Amblyomma americanum isolate KBUSLIRL-KWMA chromosome 9, ASM5285725v1, whole genome shotgun sequence and contains:
- the LOC144105483 gene encoding retinol dehydrogenase 5-like; translated protein: MSRIRSVFEVNTLGVIRVSRAFLPLLRRSPGSRLIVVTSLLGRMTMPASMTYCMSKHASTSLVDGLRRQYYTRGVHVCTVEPGAYRTPMANHDTLAQTLRQDLSLLPPRVRSTISDHSLSSIRKSSDTLYASIMRDDLQEAVDVMKSAVKDLIPKAYYRAGGVKDILLRRLYDVAPAEVTDEVVHMIRQVARAARRKA